In a genomic window of candidate division WOR-3 bacterium:
- a CDS encoding HD domain-containing protein — protein MITADEIRKLFQHQLERIKDEKLREQVVQVWVTAAALGGWESIEDLQRLPFTILTDTKGINIVEHTIAVTEGALGLAEAQLRAYRQMPYPVNFDRLIAGGLLHDVGKLVEVHPDGKGGYKKSRAGELARHPISGAIIAAKVGLSDDVINTIACHAKEGEGAPKVLETVLIHQADFATFDPLVMMQKGQLIL, from the coding sequence ATGATTACCGCAGATGAAATCCGAAAGCTGTTTCAGCATCAGCTGGAGAGAATAAAGGATGAAAAACTGCGGGAGCAGGTGGTCCAGGTGTGGGTGACAGCAGCAGCACTCGGAGGCTGGGAGTCGATTGAGGACCTGCAGCGCCTGCCATTTACCATTCTGACCGATACAAAGGGGATCAATATTGTTGAGCATACGATCGCGGTAACCGAAGGGGCGCTGGGATTAGCAGAGGCACAACTGCGCGCCTACCGTCAGATGCCTTATCCGGTAAATTTTGACCGGTTGATTGCAGGTGGACTGTTACATGATGTGGGTAAGCTTGTGGAGGTGCATCCTGATGGCAAAGGTGGTTACAAGAAAAGTCGGGCAGGTGAATTGGCCCGTCATCCAATTTCCGGGGCGATCATCGCTGCCAAGGTCGGGCTATCCGATGACGTAATCAATACAATCGCCTGTCATGCGAAGGAGGGGGAGGGTGCACCCAAAGTGCTGGAGACGGTGCTGATTCATCAGGCTGATTTTGCCACTTTTGACCCCCTTGTCATGATGCAGAAAGGACAGCTGATTTTATGA